CCTGGAGGCCGATCTCGACGCCCGCTTCGACGAGACATTGGCGATGCTTGGCTGGTAGGCTTCCGGGGGCGTAGCGCGAGCGAACCGTCTAATCCGCGGCTCCTTTATCCGATCCAAGTCGCTCAAGAACCCGATCCAGCTCCTTCAGGTCAAGAGGCTTGGACAGGTAATCGTCCATGCCGGCGGACATGAATTTCTCCCGGTCTCCCTTGAGGGCATAGGCGGTCAGAGCGACGATGGGTATGCGCGGGTCAGTGTCCGGAACCTTACCTGCTCGGATGCGCCGGGTCGCCTCCACACCGTTGACCTCCGGCATCTGCACATCCATGAGCACGAGATCGAAACGCTCTTTAGCCAGCATATTCAAGGCATCCCTGCCGTTCTCCACGGCCGTGACCACGTGCCCGCGCTCCTTGAGCAGTTCCAGGGCCAGGAAGCGGTTGATTTCATTGTCCTCGGCGAGCAAAATCCGTAGCGTCCGGGCGTCCGGCAGAACCGCCGCCTGTACGGACTCTTGGGTGGTCGCCGTATTGCTTGCCGGTTCGAGCGCGGCCGAGAAGGTGAAAGTGCTTCCTTGGCCGGGCTCGCTTCTGACAATGATCCTGCCACCCATGAGTTCCACGAGCCGATTGGTAATGGTCAGTCCCAGGCCAGTGCCGTCGTGTTTGGCCCCGCGGGCGCCCGTGTCGAAGGGGTCGAAAATCTTTTCTAGCTTATTCTTGGGGATGCCGATGCCCGTGTCCTTGACAGAGGCCAGTAGGCATATGTGCTCGGGCTTGTCGCTATCCCCCGCGACCGGCGAATCATGGGCGTTCTCCAGACCCACGTGCACGGAGACCTGTCCCGTCTCGGTGTATTTGACCGCGTTGCCGATGAGGTTGACGAATATCTGCCGCAGCCGGCCCTCGTCGCCCTTGATCCAGTCAGGAACGCCCGGATCAATGGCTGCGGTGAAAGACAGTCTCTTGCGCTCGGCCGTGAGGCGCATGGTTTCGAACAGGCTGTCGAGCATGTCGCGCAGGTCGAAGTCGGCATGCTCCAGCTCCACGCGACCCGCCTCGATCTTGGACAGGTCGAGAATGTCGTTGATGATGTCGAGCAGCGAGTTGGCGGATTGCTTGACCAGACCCAGATAGTCGCGGACCTTGCCCTTGGGTTCCTGCATGAGCGCAAGCTCGGTCAGGCCTATGACTCCGTTCATGGGCGTGCGTATCTCGTGGGACATGCTGGCCAGAAACTCGGATTTGGCACGGTTGGCGGCTTCGGCTTCAGCCTTGGCCTGGAACAGATCCTCCTCCAGGCGCTTGCGCTCGGTGATGTCGTGGACGATGGAGTGGAGAAGCAGTCTGCCCTCGACGCGCACGGGACCACTGTAGACTTCCACATCCCTAACCTCACCCGAAGCCAGCCTGTGCCTGAACTCGAACTTGTTTTGCTCCTTGGACGCAGCCTCCATCATCCTGGCGCGAAACTCCTCAATGGGCAGGGTATTGATCTGGCCGATGGTCATGCGCCGGCACTCTTCTGGCGAGTAGCCGTAGTAGGCGCATGCGGCTGGATTGACGTCCACGAGTTCCCCTGTTTGGGGATCAGCTAGCAGCATGACTGCGTGGCTGTTATGGAAGATGGAGCGGTAGCGCTCCTCGCTCTCGCGCAAAGCCTCTTCGGTCCGCTTGCGCTCGGTGATGTTGATCAGTGTTTGGATCGCTCCGAGGGTTCTGCCATCGCTTGTCCTGACAGGAGCCGCGCTGGAGAGGATATTGGACGAAAGAGAGGAGCCTTGTGGGTAGATGATGAACTCCTCGCCGTGGACAGTTGCGCCATGGAGCGCCCTCCAGCCCACCAGCTCCTCTTTGGTGGGGATGCTCCCGTCTAATTTGCGAACTGTGAAAAGCTTGACCCGCGCATCCGCTGGCAAATCGCTTACATTCTCCAGGGAGAAGCCTAGGATCTTCTCAGCCGAAGGGTTCAGGTACGTGATTTGATGTTCCGTGTTATAGAAAATGATGCCCTCAGCCAGTGACATAAGCGCTGCATCCAGCTCGGCCGCCCGCTTCTCGGACTCATCTCGGGCCTCTTGGGCCCGGCGGTTGGCTTCCGAAAGGTCAGCCAACCGCTCCCGCAGGGCAACCCTCATGTCCTCGAAACTTGCCGCAAGCTTTGCGACCTCATCGTTTCCCGACACCCGGATCGGATGATCGAGGCGGCCGATACTCAAAGCCTTCGTGGCCGCTTCCAGGCTCACGACGGGGGAGACGACCCTGCGTTGCAGAGTGTACAGCAGCGACACGACGACCCCCGCCAGGAATGCGACCGCGCTTGCCGTCCAAACCAGCATCCATCGCCTTTCGCGGTACATATACTTATCCGTCAGGTCATTGATGGCGAGCACGTCGGCTACCATGGATGCGGTTCTGACAACCAGTTGCCCCTGGATCATCTGCCTGACATCCATCTCAACGTCGGCTTGACCGGTCACCGCCAGATTCTTGAACAGGGCGCCTATCGAGGCATGTTCCTGAAGAATTCGGATTTTCAGGATTCGTGACTGTTCATCAAGCGTCGGCAGGGCCTTGAGTACCGATGCCAGATCCGCATAATGGGTTTGCCACTGCAAGGCTGCGCGTAGATTCTGGAAACCTGAGGGCTCTTGCACCAGACCGAGGAGTAAGGTGATCTTTCGCACCGCGCTATTCAGATGTTGCGATTCCGAAGCATGCCGATCTTCCATGGTCCTCAAGGCGAAGATGGTCGCTGATACCATCAAGACACTGGCAATACCGACAACTGCGGCTATCTGAAGGATTCTTCGAATGCTCATGATTTTACTTCAGGATGCTTACGCCAGACGGCTTGAGTGCGCGCAGCGGCTCCGGCGCGAAGGCATTCAATATATCAGGAAAGGGACCTTCTTGCACGAGGCCGCGACGGAAGTGCCAATTTACCTCGTTTTCCGTGGCCAGCAGCAGTGACTGTTTAAGCGACAATTCATAGGTCAACGGCTCTCTTGATCCACGCTGGGGACTGGGGTCGGCTCCCGAAGCCGAGGCGATTATCCGATTGGCCTCGTTCGGGTGGCTGCTGGCAAACAACTCCGCCTTGAGCAGCGCGCGAAGCAACCTGTCCACCGTTTCCCGTTTTTTCGACAGGTAATCCGGGCGCACGACCAAATTGTACGTCTCGGCGTAGAACTTGTCGGGATAGAAGGTTTGCGCGTTGCCCCCCAGTTGCTGTTGCACCTGAGTCAAGTGAGGGTTCCATGTCGCGGCTGCATCCAGCTCTCCGGAAGTCAGGTCGGCTTCGATGGCCTCCGGCTTGGTGGCGACAATTGTGACCGCATCCACGGGAATCCTGTGGAATGCCAGAAAGGTTTCCAGCATGTAATGCGTGGCTGTTCCAAATACGACACCGATCCGCTTACCTTTCAGATCCTGCGGTTCAGTGATGCCGCGGTCCTTGCGCGCAACAATGCCCACATTCATGGATGAGGTAAAAATTGTGGCGATGACTTTGATCTGCTTTCCCTCCGCCAAGGTCTTGGCTATCGGGGTTTCGGCTGCCGCTCCGACATCGGTTTCGCCTCGCAAAAGTTCCTGGATCGCCTCGTAACCGGTAGACGAGGTCCTCATGATCGCCGCGAGCCCTTCTTCGGTGAAGAAGCCTTTGGCCTCTGCAATGTGCAGCAGCCCGGAATGCGGCACATCCATCCTTGAAATGGCGATTGGGATGGGTGATGTGTGGGATTGCCAATGCGGACGGTACAGGAAAAACGCGAGAGCGGTCCCTATACCTAACAAAGCAAATAAATATGTTATGCGCTTTCGATGCATTGCTTCCCCTAGGCCTACCTGTAGAGCGTGACTGCCTTCGGATCGATCTCCTCCAAGGGAGCCTGATGGATCTTGCTCAGGATGTTCGGCATCTCTTCCGTCTTGCCCTTGTTACGCATTCTCCAGCGAATGGCGTTCTCAAGCGAAATGATCAGGGGCTGGTCGAGAGCAACCCGCAGCTTGTTCTTGCTCCAAACCTGCGTGACGAAATCCTGCTCAAGGCCCCATTTTTGGGTAATTATGGCTCTTGCCGCTTCTTCGTTGCTCAAGACGAACCGTTCAGCTTGTTTGAGCGCCAGGAGAAACCGTTTGGCTACCTCCGGCGAGTTGGCCAACAGATCCTCCTTGGCCGCCAATACCCAATGGTAGTCCAGGGAATACTGAGAAGGCCAGGATACGCTGTTCTCCCCTAACCTTTTTATCGCCAGGTAGGAAAATTTGCCCCAAACGGAGATTGCGTCCACTTCGCCACGGGCCAGGGCCTCGGGCATCTCGGGCGGGGAGATGTCAACCAACGTCAGTGTGGCGGGATCAATGTTGTTCATCTGAAGGAACATGGACAGGGCGTATTCACTCACCGTGTCCAAGACAACGCCGATCCGCTTGCCCTGCAGGTCGGACGGCCTGAGGATTCCTCTGTCCTTTCTGGCCACGATCTCATGGTCGCTCGTGGATCCGACAGAGGCCAGGACGCGCAGGGAGGGGTCATCCTCCATCATCCCCGAGAAGACAAAAGCAGCCCCCGTGGCCATCTGGACCTCGCCGCGTTCAAGCGCCTGCATGCTCTGCAGCCCGGCTGGATAGTCGCTTCGGATCGACACATCCAGGCCAGATTGCCTGAAAAAGCCTTCTTGATCGGCAACGGCAATGAGCCCTGTGTAGATTACGGGAGTCGTTGCCAGAGAGATTTTGATGAGCTCTTCTTTCGCCTCCTGTCCCCCCTGGCATCCGCTAAAAGCGAACCCCAGGGACAGAACCAACATGGAAAAGCTCAGGATTCCCATCTGTTTACAAGCATTGCTTAGGGCCTTGCATCGCAATTTGAGTTATCCTGCCTGTAAAAGTTATCCAGACACCTTTTCAATGGAGAGCTGTTGCCATTACGCGTCGCTGTTTGCCTTGGCCGTGAGCGGCCAATCCCTATCGCTTTGGGGTTGCCCATGGAGATGAGCACCAAATTATAAAAAAATCAAAGATAGCATAAGTAATGGTTTTAGGGTGCTTGTAAAGCGTTGCTATTGGACAGTTAGGGTCGCGCCTTCGGACATACCTGACAAACTGGAAGGTTGCTCTTGGCTGAAGTAGCCTTTGGTTTTCCTGTCCGAGAAGGGGAATAGACTCTTCCGCTCTTCCGGAAGAATTGCGAACAGTTCGCTCAACACGATCCGCGCAAACCCCAGGAAGATTGGCTCTTGACGGGGGGCATATCACTTCTCGCCTGGGGCCTTTCTGCGCAACGCCTATTCAACTTATTCTACGCTTTTTCCAGCCGACCCGATCCGCTCCAGCACCCGGTCCAGCTCTTCCATATCGATGGGCTTGGACAGGTAATCGTCCATGCCGGCGGACATGAATTTCTCCCGGTCTCCCTTGAGGGCATAGGCGGTCAGAGCGACGATGGGTATGCGCGGGTCAGTGCCCGGAACCTTGCCTGCTCGGATGCGCCGGGTCGCCTCCACACCGTTGACCTCCGGCATCTGCACGTCCATGAGCACGAGGTCGAAACGCTCTTTAGCCAGCATATCCAAGGCATCCCTGCCGTTCTCCACGGCCGTGACCACGTGCCCGCGCTCCTTAAGCAGCTCCAAAGCCAGGAAGCGGTTGATCTCGTTGTCTTCTGCAAGCAGGATCTTGAGCGGCCGGAGTTCCGGCTCGGCAGCGGGTTGTGCGGCCATCTCGGGCTTCTCTTCCGGTATTGCAAGTTCGAGCATGACCGAGAAGCTGAACGTGCTGCCCTTGCCGGGTCGGCTTTTGACTGTGATCCGGCCGCCCATGAGATCGATGAGCCCCTTGGTGATGGTCAGTCCAAGCCCCGTACCGCCATGCCTGGTACTTCGCGTCCCGGTGTCGAAGGGCTCGAAGATCGACTCCAGCCTGTTCGCCGGGATGCCGATGCCTGTGTCGCGGATGGAAGCAATGATCTCCACTGGTCCAGGCTTGGCCAAATCCAAATGATCTTCTGCAGTTACCTGCACGGAAACGCTCCCGGCCTCGGTGAACTTGAGGGCATTGCTGATGAGATTGACGAAGATCTGTCGTAGACGCCCCTCGTCGCCAAAAAGACTTGCAGGGACGCGTGGGTCGATCTTGGTCGAGAAGGTGATCCCCTTGCGCTCGGCCTCGATACGCATGGTTTCAAAGAGTCCTTCGAGCATTTCGCGCGGGCTGAAAAAGCTTTTCTCCAGCTCGATGCGCCCCGCCTCGATTTTGGACAGATCGAGAATATCATTGATGATGCCAAGTAGCGAGTCCGCTGACTGCTTGACCATGCCGAGGTAGTCGCGGACCTTGGGCTTGGGCCTCTGCATGAGCGCAAGCTCGGTCAGACCGATGATGCCGTTCATGGGTGTCCTGATCTCGTGGGACATGCTGGCCAGAAATTCGCTCTTGACCCGGTTGGCCCGCTCGGCCTCCCGCTTGGCCTGCGCTAGGTCGGTGATATCGCGGCTCACCGCGAGCACGGTTTTCATTTCGCCATCCCGCCCGACCTCGGGGACGAACCTGATATCGATGAGCTTGATTCCCTGCGGCCCCTCCCAGGCTATTTCGCAGGACTGCTCCTGGCCGGTCGCCAAGGCCTCACGGACTGCCCCTGCGACTCTCTGTTGCATCTCCAGAGATAAGCCTAATATTCCAAGTTTATTGCCGACGATGGCCTGGGCCGGGAGCCTTGTCATCCTCGCGAAGCACGGGTTGACGTAGAGGTAGCGCAGGTCCTTGTCATAACGGACAATCCCATCCGGCGAGTTCTCGACCAGGGCGCGGTAGTGCTCTTCCCGGATGTGCAGGTCGGCCTCGGTCTCCTTGAGCGCCGTCATGTCCCGGCTGATGGACATGACCTGCCTGACCTCACCGTCAGGGGAGCGCAGGGGCGCCATGCGCAACTGGTGGAACTTCCTCTTGCCCGCCGTAGTGAGATAGGTGAAATCGACCGTTACCAGCTCGCCCGTCTCGAAGATCCGCCGGACCCCTTCCTCGAACGAATCGACCATTTCCTGGGTGTAGACCGCACTCTCCGCCTGCAGCTTCCGCAAGGTCTTGCCGACGAGATCATCCCGAGAGAGCCCGGTTTCCATTTCGATAGCCGGGCTTACGTAGACGCGGCGCAGGTCCCGGTCATAGACCGAGATGACGTCGGGTGAGTTCTCGGCCAGGGTGCGGAAGAGATCTTCGCGGAGGTGTAGCTCGGCCTCGTCCTGCTTCCGCCGCGTAATGTCCTCGACCACGGCCAGAAGGAAGAGGGGTTCGCCGTGCTCGTTCCTGGTCAGGGTGGCTGTGAGCATGGCCCAGATGATCCGTCCATCCTTGCGATGGTAGCGCTTTTCCATGCTGAAGCGGTCGATTTCCCCACGCATGAGCTGGTCAATGCGTGCCAGATTCTTCCTCAGATCCTCGGCATGGGTGATCTCCCGCAATGTGCGCTGCGTCAGTTCGTCCGGCGAGTAGCCGAGGATCTCGCACAGGCGCCGGTTGACGCGCAGGAAACGTCCCTCAAGGTCCAGGTGCGCCATGCCCATGGGGGCCTGCTCGAAGGTGGAGCGCTCGGCCTCCCGGCGCTCGTACTCCGCAAGCTTTGCCCGCAGATCCTCGATGATGTGGTCTTTATGCTCCTGTTCGGCCATTGGCGTTCCCCCGGTAAACAGCTCAGGCCGATACAGTATGAGCTGTATGGCATTTTACCAAGGGCGAACTGCAATGAGGAAGGTGCTTCAGGCCGGCAACCAGCTGCGTCAGGCAGGGAAGCACTTGCAGCGGGTCGAGGGGCGTACCCTGTTCGGACTGGTGGACTGGCGAATTGGTGGAATGGCCCCAGCGGGTGGGGTCCAGGCAGGGCTTTGCCCTGCCCGGTTATTACGCGAGACTTATCCGAGCAGCCAGCGGAACAGGAGTACGCTGCCCAGGCCCGAAGCCAGGGCGGGCACGAGTCCGCCGAAGCGGAAGGCCACGGCCAGCGTGACCGCCGAAGCCAAGGCCTCGGCCGGGCCGGCGGTAAACACGGTGGGAGCCACCAGGGCCACGAGAATGGCGCCGGGCAGACCTTTGAGGAAAGCTTCCACTCTGCCGCCCATGGGCAGGCGCGCGGCCAGGGCAGGGCCGAGGGCCCGTGTCGAGTAGGTGGCCAGGGCCATGCCGACAATAGTCAGGAAAGGCTTAATTGCGGCGTCCATGCCTGATCGCCTCCGTGAATCCGCCGGCCATTCCGCCGACAAGGATGTACCATTTGCCCGGCAGGAACTCCGCTGCCGCCACCGCGCACAAGGCCGCCACGGCCCAGGCCGGCAGGTCGCCGCGACCCCGGTACATGCCGGCCAGCAGGGCCAGGAAGCATGCGCAGAACACGAAATCCAGCCCCCAGCGCGCCGGATCGTCCATCTCGGGCACCAGTAGGAAGCCGGCCAGCGTGGCCAGATCCCAGCACAGGTAGAGCAGCACGCCGCTGCCGAGCAGGAAGGACGCCTTGTCACGCACGGGCACGCGCGAGGCTGCGGTCATGGCCCAGCTCTCGTCGATCATCACGAAGTAGGCCAGCATGGCCTTGCCCCTGGAGCAGCCTTCGAACCAACTGGCGGCCGACGCGCCCATGAGCACGTGGCGCAGGTTGACCACCAGCGTCGTGAGCACCACCACGCCCAGGGACATGGACGGCCCCCACATGTCCAGGGCCACGAACTGCGAGGCCCCTGCAAACACCAGCAGGCTCATGAGCCCGCCTTCGGTGAGCGACAGTCCGCCCTGGCGGGCCAGGATGCCGAAAGCCAGTCCGTAGACAGCCACGGCGACTCCCACCCCCAAGCTGGCACGCGCGCCGGCCGTGAAGGCCGCGCTACGGCGAGCTGTTTCCGTCGATACGGTCGTATGCATGACATCCGCGTTCATGGCTTGGAATCAACCATGAAATCTGCTACCTGCACAGATGCAGTTTTTTAAAAAAGCGACCAGGACAGATCGGCCATGAGCAGTGAACAGTTCCTTTATTCCCAGGTCGAGCAGGCCATCGTCGAGCGCATCCGCCGTGGCGCGCTCCTGCCGGGTCAGCGCCTGCCCAGCCTGCGCGCCCTGAGCAGACGCATGGGCATGTCCCTGGCGACCGTGTCCCAGGCCTATGCCGAGTTGGAGCGCAAAGGAATGGTCGAAGCCAGGCCCCGCTCCGGCTACTTCGTGCGTCCGGCCATGCGCGAGCCGAAGCCTCCGGTGTGCAGCCCGTCGTTGGCCTCGACCCCGCGCGAGGTCACGCGCGCCGCGCTCATCCGTAGCGTGCTCGACGCCCTGGGCCGCACGGACCTGTTGCCGCTCGGCGTATCCTTGCCCCAGTCCGAGCTGTTGCCCATCAAGGCTCTGTCGCGTTGCCTGACCGAGGTCATGCGCTCGCGCGCAAGCCGTGCCTTGGACTACGAGCCCGTGACCGGCTACCCCGAGTTGCTGCGCCAGATCGCCATGCTGGACATGGACAATGGCCCGGCCGCGCCCGGTGAACTGGTCATTACCAACGGCGCCATGGAGGCCCTGCACATCGCCTTGCGTTGCGTGACGCGGCCGGGCGACAATGTGATCATTCAGTCGCCCACCTACTACTGTTTCCTGCAACTGCTGGAAAGCCTGCAGCTGCGGGCCATCGAGATACCGTCCTGCCCCGAGGGCGGCATTGATCCAGCCAGCCTGGACCAGGCTCTACGCTCCTTTTCCGTGGCCGCCTGCGTGCTCACACCCAACTTCAACAATCCCGATGGCAGCCTGACCTCCGAGGAGGCCAAGGCAGAGATCGTGGAACTGCTGGCCCGGCGCTCCATCCCGCTCATAGAGGACGAGGTCTATGCCGAGCTGCACTTCGGTCCCAGCCGTCCGCCTTCCTGCGCGCGCTACGATAAGCAAGGTCTGGTACTGACCTGCTCGTCCTTCTCCAAGACCTTGGCCCCGGGCTTCCGTGTGGGCTGGCTGCGGCCCGGCAGCTTCCACGAGCAGGCCCTGGCCGTGAAGATCACCACCAACGTGTGCACGGCCAGCCCCATGCAGATCGCCGTGGCCGAATACTTGCGCTCGGGCGCGTACACCCGCCATCTGCGTCGCCTGCGCCAGCGCTTGGCTGAACAGGCCGCGACCATGCGTCTGGCCATCGGCCGCCATTTTCCGCCCGGCACGCGCGTGACCAGTCCGCGCGGCGGCATGCAGCTGTGGCTGGAACTGCCGGGCGAGGCCGACGGCATCGAATATTTCCGCCGCGCCCGCGCCGAGCGCATCGGCGTATGTCCAGGGAGCATCTTCTCAGCACGGGATGGCTTCCGCAGCTTCGTGCGCATCTGCTGCGGCAACATCTGGTCCGAGGAGATGGAGAAGGGGCTGAAGACCCTGGGCAGGCTGGCCGGGGAGTTGACCGGGTAGGAAGAACCGCAGGCTCACGACCTTCCCAGGAAGCGTCTGTTTCCATGGCATGGGGCCCTGCGGAACGCGCGATGCGTATGCTGCGGGATCTGCTTGTGAACGAGCCTTCGGTATTGCCATAGGGTCGTTATTGCCCCCCTGTAGCTCTAAGGGACTGCTTTTCAAGGGAACGAAAAAGACGGAAGATGAAGTCCGGCCATGGCCAGCGAGCGCAAGCTAGCGGCGATATCAGCAAGTAAGCTTTCCATGAGATGAAAAGAGTCCTCGCCCGAGGCTGGAGGTAGCGGTGTTTGCAAGTTATGCGGTAACAGACCAGCAACAAAACTGGGATGAGGTTTACGGCAAGAACGAGGAGTTCTTCGGGGAGGAGCCGAGCGGTTTTGGCCAGGAGGCGCTTGGCATCTTCCGGCAGAACGGCGTGAAAAGCGTGCTGGAGCTGGGTCCCGGCCAGGGGCGGGATACTCTGTTCTTTGCGGAGAATGGCCTGGAAGTCGTGGGCCTGGACTACTCGCAGCAGTCCGTCGCCGAGTTGAGCGCCAAGGCACAGGCGCGGGCGCTTTCAGCGCGCATCAAAGCCCAGCCCCACGATGTGCGCCAGCCGATCCCCTTCCCGGATGGGAGCTTCGACGCCTGCTATTCGCACATGCTGTTGTGCATGCACCTGAGCAGGCAGGAAATCGCCTTTGCCTTGCGGGAAATCCATCGCGTGCTGCGTGCGGGCGGATTGGCCGTCTATTCGGTACGCAGTATCTTCGACAAACATTACGGAGTCGGTCGCCATCTGGGCGAGCAGATATACGAGATAGGCGGCTTCGTCGTTCACTTCTTCAGCGAGGAGATGATCCGCCGCTTTGCCCGAGGGTTTGAAATCGTACAAATCGGCCGCATGGAGGAGGGCAGTCTTCCCCGCGACCTGTTCACCGTGTACCTGAGAAAGACCGGCCCCATTGAGGGCACGGACGAGGAGAATGCCATGCCGGACCTGTCCGCACTGTTTCAAAGCTTTTTCAACGCCACCTACGGCAGTGGCGCTTTGGACAAGAAAACGAAGTTCCTCATCGCCCTTGGAGCCTCGCTGGCGGCTGGCTGTGATCCCTGCGCGCAATTTGCCCTGGCGGGCGCGAAGGAAGCCGGAGCTTCCCAGGATGAGCTTGATGAAACAGCCGCCGTGGCCATGACGATCCAGGCGACACGCATCCGCAACACCCTCGGGCGCGTAACCCAGGCGGTAGTGGGGCCCTCGGAACCCTCGGATTCGTTCGGGATCGCGGCGGCTCCCCTTGCGGAGCAGCCCGGACGTAGCTGAGGCAAATAGGCCGCTTCGGTTGAAGCGGAAAAAGCATAAGGCGCAGTCGCTGAAAGGTGGCTGCGCCTTATGTCTACCTTATGCTGACGGGTCCAAGTCGGACAGTTCAGCCTTGAAGGCGTTTTGCCCCAAGAAACGGGA
The window above is part of the Desulfocurvibacter africanus subsp. africanus DSM 2603 genome. Proteins encoded here:
- a CDS encoding PAS domain S-box protein; protein product: MEDRHASESQHLNSAVRKITLLLGLVQEPSGFQNLRAALQWQTHYADLASVLKALPTLDEQSRILKIRILQEHASIGALFKNLAVTGQADVEMDVRQMIQGQLVVRTASMVADVLAINDLTDKYMYRERRWMLVWTASAVAFLAGVVVSLLYTLQRRVVSPVVSLEAATKALSIGRLDHPIRVSGNDEVAKLAASFEDMRVALRERLADLSEANRRAQEARDESEKRAAELDAALMSLAEGIIFYNTEHQITYLNPSAEKILGFSLENVSDLPADARVKLFTVRKLDGSIPTKEELVGWRALHGATVHGEEFIIYPQGSSLSSNILSSAAPVRTSDGRTLGAIQTLINITERKRTEEALRESEERYRSIFHNSHAVMLLADPQTGELVDVNPAACAYYGYSPEECRRMTIGQINTLPIEEFRARMMEAASKEQNKFEFRHRLASGEVRDVEVYSGPVRVEGRLLLHSIVHDITERKRLEEDLFQAKAEAEAANRAKSEFLASMSHEIRTPMNGVIGLTELALMQEPKGKVRDYLGLVKQSANSLLDIINDILDLSKIEAGRVELEHADFDLRDMLDSLFETMRLTAERKRLSFTAAIDPGVPDWIKGDEGRLRQIFVNLIGNAVKYTETGQVSVHVGLENAHDSPVAGDSDKPEHICLLASVKDTGIGIPKNKLEKIFDPFDTGARGAKHDGTGLGLTITNRLVELMGGRIIVRSEPGQGSTFTFSAALEPASNTATTQESVQAAVLPDARTLRILLAEDNEINRFLALELLKERGHVVTAVENGRDALNMLAKERFDLVLMDVQMPEVNGVEATRRIRAGKVPDTDPRIPIVALTAYALKGDREKFMSAGMDDYLSKPLDLKELDRVLERLGSDKGAAD
- a CDS encoding AzlD family protein: MDAAIKPFLTIVGMALATYSTRALGPALAARLPMGGRVEAFLKGLPGAILVALVAPTVFTAGPAEALASAVTLAVAFRFGGLVPALASGLGSVLLFRWLLG
- a CDS encoding methyltransferase domain-containing selenoprotein MduS, with translation MFASYAVTDQQQNWDEVYGKNEEFFGEEPSGFGQEALGIFRQNGVKSVLELGPGQGRDTLFFAENGLEVVGLDYSQQSVAELSAKAQARALSARIKAQPHDVRQPIPFPDGSFDACYSHMLLCMHLSRQEIAFALREIHRVLRAGGLAVYSVRSIFDKHYGVGRHLGEQIYEIGGFVVHFFSEEMIRRFARGFEIVQIGRMEEGSLPRDLFTVYLRKTGPIEGTDEENAMPDLSALFQSFFNATYGSGALDKKTKFLIALGASLAAGCDPCAQFALAGAKEAGASQDELDETAAVAMTIQATRIRNTLGRVTQAVVGPSEPSDSFGIAAAPLAEQPGRS
- a CDS encoding ABC transporter substrate-binding protein yields the protein MGILSFSMLVLSLGFAFSGCQGGQEAKEELIKISLATTPVIYTGLIAVADQEGFFRQSGLDVSIRSDYPAGLQSMQALERGEVQMATGAAFVFSGMMEDDPSLRVLASVGSTSDHEIVARKDRGILRPSDLQGKRIGVVLDTVSEYALSMFLQMNNIDPATLTLVDISPPEMPEALARGEVDAISVWGKFSYLAIKRLGENSVSWPSQYSLDYHWVLAAKEDLLANSPEVAKRFLLALKQAERFVLSNEEAARAIITQKWGLEQDFVTQVWSKNKLRVALDQPLIISLENAIRWRMRNKGKTEEMPNILSKIHQAPLEEIDPKAVTLYR
- a CDS encoding PLP-dependent aminotransferase family protein, producing the protein MSSEQFLYSQVEQAIVERIRRGALLPGQRLPSLRALSRRMGMSLATVSQAYAELERKGMVEARPRSGYFVRPAMREPKPPVCSPSLASTPREVTRAALIRSVLDALGRTDLLPLGVSLPQSELLPIKALSRCLTEVMRSRASRALDYEPVTGYPELLRQIAMLDMDNGPAAPGELVITNGAMEALHIALRCVTRPGDNVIIQSPTYYCFLQLLESLQLRAIEIPSCPEGGIDPASLDQALRSFSVAACVLTPNFNNPDGSLTSEEAKAEIVELLARRSIPLIEDEVYAELHFGPSRPPSCARYDKQGLVLTCSSFSKTLAPGFRVGWLRPGSFHEQALAVKITTNVCTASPMQIAVAEYLRSGAYTRHLRRLRQRLAEQAATMRLAIGRHFPPGTRVTSPRGGMQLWLELPGEADGIEYFRRARAERIGVCPGSIFSARDGFRSFVRICCGNIWSEEMEKGLKTLGRLAGELTG
- a CDS encoding ABC transporter substrate-binding protein, which codes for MHRKRITYLFALLGIGTALAFFLYRPHWQSHTSPIPIAISRMDVPHSGLLHIAEAKGFFTEEGLAAIMRTSSTGYEAIQELLRGETDVGAAAETPIAKTLAEGKQIKVIATIFTSSMNVGIVARKDRGITEPQDLKGKRIGVVFGTATHYMLETFLAFHRIPVDAVTIVATKPEAIEADLTSGELDAAATWNPHLTQVQQQLGGNAQTFYPDKFYAETYNLVVRPDYLSKKRETVDRLLRALLKAELFASSHPNEANRIIASASGADPSPQRGSREPLTYELSLKQSLLLATENEVNWHFRRGLVQEGPFPDILNAFAPEPLRALKPSGVSILK
- a CDS encoding PAS domain S-box protein, with the translated sequence MAEQEHKDHIIEDLRAKLAEYERREAERSTFEQAPMGMAHLDLEGRFLRVNRRLCEILGYSPDELTQRTLREITHAEDLRKNLARIDQLMRGEIDRFSMEKRYHRKDGRIIWAMLTATLTRNEHGEPLFLLAVVEDITRRKQDEAELHLREDLFRTLAENSPDVISVYDRDLRRVYVSPAIEMETGLSRDDLVGKTLRKLQAESAVYTQEMVDSFEEGVRRIFETGELVTVDFTYLTTAGKRKFHQLRMAPLRSPDGEVRQVMSISRDMTALKETEADLHIREEHYRALVENSPDGIVRYDKDLRYLYVNPCFARMTRLPAQAIVGNKLGILGLSLEMQQRVAGAVREALATGQEQSCEIAWEGPQGIKLIDIRFVPEVGRDGEMKTVLAVSRDITDLAQAKREAERANRVKSEFLASMSHEIRTPMNGIIGLTELALMQRPKPKVRDYLGMVKQSADSLLGIINDILDLSKIEAGRIELEKSFFSPREMLEGLFETMRIEAERKGITFSTKIDPRVPASLFGDEGRLRQIFVNLISNALKFTEAGSVSVQVTAEDHLDLAKPGPVEIIASIRDTGIGIPANRLESIFEPFDTGTRSTRHGGTGLGLTITKGLIDLMGGRITVKSRPGKGSTFSFSVMLELAIPEEKPEMAAQPAAEPELRPLKILLAEDNEINRFLALELLKERGHVVTAVENGRDALDMLAKERFDLVLMDVQMPEVNGVEATRRIRAGKVPGTDPRIPIVALTAYALKGDREKFMSAGMDDYLSKPIDMEELDRVLERIGSAGKSVE
- a CDS encoding AzlC family ABC transporter permease, whose protein sequence is MHTTVSTETARRSAAFTAGARASLGVGVAVAVYGLAFGILARQGGLSLTEGGLMSLLVFAGASQFVALDMWGPSMSLGVVVLTTLVVNLRHVLMGASAASWFEGCSRGKAMLAYFVMIDESWAMTAASRVPVRDKASFLLGSGVLLYLCWDLATLAGFLLVPEMDDPARWGLDFVFCACFLALLAGMYRGRGDLPAWAVAALCAVAAAEFLPGKWYILVGGMAGGFTEAIRHGRRN